TCACCCGCAACGATCTCGTTTCACTCTCGACGAATGCCGCAGCTAGCTGTGACCTACCAGCGGGACTTGTTTCTTCGCTCCATCCAGCAGCAGACACCATAACGCTTTTTGACCATGATTGTCTTTGCCACGCGTACTACGAGTGCTAAGTCAGGTTCTCTCTCCGCCACTCATTATTCGTCATAGTCATCGCCGAGTATTTCTTGACAATTCTCTCttatattgttttgttttggaacTTACTAAAAGCACCCGTCTTGATTTGTTACAGATTTTATTTTGCCTTTTTGCGGAATCTCTTTACAGACTTTAATAATGACAGTAACAATTCGACATTTTGGCAAGTATCTTACTTTTCAAgtcaaaaactaaaacttttatgtacatttttaaacttttatatTCGTGATAAATATTGTCtctagaaaataaatcatCTCATTATAACATAAAAACTTCTAAGATTTGATAGTGATTCcctcttatttcttttaccGTTTATAGTTTAGGAAcctgaaagtaaaataaaattcttttataaattctcaagaggaaaaatgtttaaatTGCCCTCTTGAGCTTCTTACACCTCGAGAAGTGCGTTCTCCGTTTGACCTTCACGTTCTAAATCgaaagtcttttctttttaaagtaGATGAATAGGTAAGAATTAATATAGTTTTCTCTgaaatcttcactttttatttccataaatCTCAACAACGACTGGAGACAACGGTTAAgaattttgttgttgatttcaGTGAATGTGCATACAGTTGTTAAATGTGTGTACGCAAATTTAACGGCCTATAAAATTTCAGCCATCATCTCATGCTAGTAGTCGTAATTTCGTAGCCGAACTATCCGTCTCCAGCCGTGGTTGTTTAGTGATTTTTGCGAGTTCCCTTATCGGCCGTTATCAGTGACGAGGCACGAGTTCAAGCAACTAAATGCTTGTGTTTTGAAACTACTCGCCACACTTGGCAAAGCGcaaacgacgacgacgacgagtttgtatgcgtgtgtgtgtgtgtgtgtcggcGCCTAAAACGACGACGATGATgaggacgacgacgacgatttACACAAACCGTCAAAGTTTCATCGCTGTTCCAATGTAATGTTCATTGTGTATGTTTGTATGATGTTCTACCGTATCAATGACATTACTGTCTGGGACTTGAGATTAATGACAGCTTGCTTGAGTGGTTCGATTCATATATCGAATCCACCAAGGTGAATGTGGTGTTCTTTTCGGAAAAGTACGACCgcactcatttttgtggaCCTCTATTTGGTTACCACTGACCAAATCACCGAGGTTATATAGAACTCCAAAATCTTCCTAATCTTACCCTTAATCGtacccaaaaaaaatcttggtaGCACCTAAGAAGAATTATCTACTAAATTAATTAACAACTACTAACTAGTAACTAATAACCACTTATTctaaattcttattttcttataatttGGAAGTTATCTAAGTCATTCCTTTACTGTACTGTTTCGTTCCACCTACGTGTTCCGTGCTCTTATCTATATGTTCTTCTGGAGTTGCCCGACCACTACAGGTTGGACCGAGAAAAAATCCTGCGAAGGAGCAAAAACTGTTTGAATCCCTTTTTTAGGTTTCACAGTCTGCTAAAAATTTTGTCAAATATCTGCTTTAGTTCAGTGAAGCCTTCTAATAGACCATGTTCTTACTGAATTTCAGAGTTTCGAAAATCTTATTGTTTCTGtcttgtttttctggattctacTGTTTCAAAGTATTAGTCCTCTGCATCTCGTCAGGCCACAATTAAGTCGTATTTGTCTGGCATTCTCGCCAGTTGTTCCGAGTTTCTTTTTGCATAAGGTATGTTGCGCATTGCCGACTGTTCCTATCTTTACCTGGTTTTTGCCGGCATTCCACCACGACGGCACGGCTTCTGCATGCTGATTCTAGTCCCGACTTCACTGCGCTCTCCACACTTTCTCGCCGCTCACTGACTAACTGAGAGAGAAAGTCCTAATTGACCCGGTTCGGGTAGCGTGCGTTGTGCGTTCATCGCAGCATCTGCTGCAATACGCACCACGGTTCACTTTCTCGAGCGACATTTCTTCCCTGTCATACACACACGCTAATTAATCGATAAGGATCAATAACACCTTGAGGGGCAGTGAGAATAAGCGAAATTAATCAGCAGCAGCAGTGATTTCCGACCCGTAGAAGCGCATGAGCGGCACATGTGTGGTTATCTGGCTCTCTTCTCGTGGCTTAATTTATTGTCGAAATTTGATAAGCGTTTTCATCTCGGAGATGAGTCCACCTCGGCTATTTTTGCAGATCACTGGGATGAGTGCTATTATGGAGAGCAAACCGTTCAAGCCAGACGATTTTATCAAACAAGAACCGTATATTAAGGTGAATTTTGGTGatgatatttgaaaagaaaatcttttgaaaaatactcCAATACAGGAAGAGTACGGTAGTGGTGGGGGAGACATACTGTCACAGCAGATCATGCATTGTCAGCCGAACACGCAGCAGACTCTCAGTTGGGACAATCTTCCGTTTGGATCGATGAAGGTATAGTTCCGAGATTTAAAAGATTAGAAATGGTGGAAGGAAAGAGAGAAGGAAAGGAATGAAATTCCTCTAAgtaatcgttttcttttttgtgattgATGTTTAATAACCCGATCTTCACCTGTCCATTATAGAAACattgaaaacttgaaaacgtacaaaaaaaaagaaaccaaattcGGCAGTTCATATAATTTTTGCTgttataaaacaaaatttacagCACTTCTAGGACAATTAACAAGACAAATACATCTATttcgtcaatttttcaaattttgttgtaAGTAGGTGCTCATCAGGGCGTTCAGTAGATGTATTGACGTACTGTAcgtaaaggaagaaaaaacctctgCAAATAATCTTGAACTTAACATTCCTTCAAAAACCTTGCCTTTGCTCACCTCAGCTCTAatttgagtttaaaaaattgtcaaagAGGGTGAGATGAAAGTGCGGATAAATTACAGGAATTGAAATGATCGATTAACGTATGATCACATGATGGatcatctcaaaaaattttgcaatCACATCCGTTTCGAATTGAATAATGGTAGTACGTTCAATCGTTGCACGAAGAAACGTCTCACATATGCTTCCCGCCTTCAGCgctcaaatttcaaattctttcccAGTcggaaatttcctcaaaaaaaaagcggacaatttttgaagttccTCACAAATACGGATGCTGCTCAGTTACCTGAATTAATTAAGAGTTAGAAGATAAAATACAGAGAATACaatgaaatgagtgaaaaatgagataaaataTTGATGTGATTGTATTCGTTTTTCCCGAAATTTTCCCATCAAAACAGAATACACTAATCGTATTTTAGTACCAGGTGTCGAAACAGAGTGCAACACCGTACACTGATGCGACAAATTGTAAGAAGTCGAGTAATCACATTAAACGACCGATGAACGCATTCATGGTGTGGTCACAGTTGGAGCGACGTAAAATCTGTGAACATCAACCAGATATGCATAATGCGGAGATCAGTAAGCAGGTGAGCATCTCCGATCAGCTCTtagctattttttaaaattctgtcTGTATTTTACGTGGTTAACATGAATTACTATCCTCTAAATTCTGTACTTTACTGACTTCTGACTGTGACTTGACAATAAATATATTCCATAATATATTCCATAAATGTAATATTGAGGTCGACCTTGATGTCAGTGCTCTTCTGCAATGAAAACTTGTATGTATGCTATTTCATTGAGCACAATGTCCTTGCAACTTCATTTTGATACCCTCCAGAAGTCTCCAAAATAACCTTATCCTTCCTTTACAGCTTGGCTCACGTTGGAGACAGTTGACTGAGGAGGAGAAATCACCGTTCGTTGCCGAAGCCGAACGATTGCGCTTAATGCATATGCAGGTACTGTAATCTTTTGTTCATACTCAACTTACAACAACCAATCGCGGCAGGGCTGAATCCCAGTCCCATGATATCTCCATGAATCttgtagaaatgaaaattgaacatGATTTTGGCATAGATAGAACCTATCCTACcaattttctatgaattttaGAACACTGTCTAATAAagagcactttttttgaagctgCAGTGATCACTTCTTGAATGGAATCTATGTATTTTACATTTGCACCTTTATTTTGTACTGGAAtggaaaattgtatttttctgaTCCAcaggtttttgttcttttttcagtatttttctaCAATTAACCTGATTCAACATCACACCATTTGAGTTGAAAGCAATTTTATGTTcggtttttgtaatttttgttgttaaatgTTGATACATAAAGGAATACAAAGTTaaatttatatatacatatattttgtaAGTAAGAAAATCCTCTCATATTCATAGTGGACTAGTTTAATATCAGTAAATTCTTCAATAAGTGcggaaaaactccaaaaattcattttatttgtttttaaggaGTATCCAGACTACAAATACAAGCCTCGCAAGAAGCCGAAGAAGAATCCCGATGGCACACTACAGAATCCACCTCCCACCAACGGTCCAGCATCTCCAAGGAACAAACCACTAAAACGGTACGTCAGGGTTTCTATTCGCCTACCAACAGCACTCTTCATCCGACAAATACGTAACCGTCGAAGAATTATTCTTCAGATCGTTACCGCATGTTGCATCCATTGGAATGACCATATCCGACCAACAATATCCTTTGGGAAAATCGGTTAAAATTGATCATGATGGAGTACGAACGAACGCTGGAATGATGCCGTACATGACGATGATACAGGATGACATCAAAAGTCCGCAACACGTGAAGCAGGTCAGAATATCTGTTTCTTTTCCGACACGTTCCGCTGACCGTTGTCGGGGAACGTCTCAGTCATCGATCGTTCGTCGAGAGTCGGGCTTCATCCAGTTTCTCTGGTTTGCGCAACGGTGATCTTATCGACTAAGTGTTGGAGTGCATTGATCCTATGGATCCATTCTCTTCCACCTATATGTGTAGAGAATGGAGGTGTATGGAGGAAGAATATAGAAGAGCTGAGAGCAGTATAGAGGAGTAAGAATGAGAATATATAGAAAGCTCCTGATCATAGCTGGcatgaaaatatttccattttatcgGCACCATAGGTGAAATAACAACTGCTAACGGGGTATTTCTAGTCTTTTCTCCCTGCATAAAAATTCTACAATATTTTCCATCATTCTAGGAGACTCGGCTATTCCATCCCTCCTTCCCCTCACCATCTGATTTCGGTCAAGCACCTTTAACTCCGGAATCCGGCTTCTACGAGGATTATTACGGTTCAGGAGGTCCCTACGCTAACCCTACCACAGCAAGCCCACCGAATCAACTGCTGATGCCTGTGCACAGATTGGTATGAACACTGACCTATTTCTAAATCACAGTAAGACgaacaatttttaagaaaaacctTTTCAGCCAACAATGGAATCTGGAATGATGGCACAATTTCCCGGACCACAGCACTCTACacctcaacaacaacaacaacagcctTTTTTCGTGCAAACATCACCTAGTGTACATAATCCTCAAGAACAGGTGAATTTTCAATCAAATTAGCATTCTCAAACAAGTTAAATGACCAGAAATTAAGGACGTCTGGGCCCCTGGAGACTTTCGATTTCCACCCCTCCCCCCACTGAgagagaatttaatttttttctatttttcttgagaataaaaaaatccgaTCCGTCTATTAGTGGGTAAAAAAGAATACCGCAAACCAAAGTTTACTTGATAGAGAAAAAACTAGTATCTCTTGTTTCTTGAACAAGGCTTATTCAAGATTTCCTAATTCCTGGAAATATGAATGTATTCGGATTGACACTGCAGTACCTACCACAGTACGTCCACATCTTTCGTCCTCTGCTGTCTAATTTGGAAATTATGACGTCCGAAGAACTACTAAAGTAAACGTATAACTGGTACTATTTGTGTCACTAGTAGTGTTCTACTTCTTTGTTAGTTAATGCTGTGTTCTATTTGATCTTCCCACAAATCTGCACTGTTTCCCAGAAGTTATGTTCAGTTGagttatttcatattttggaGCCTCATACCTACAGAACGCATGACTGCACCGGTGCTCATCCCTGAGCTGACAGTTACACGTGCGTTGAGTAATAATTAGCACCATCCCTGACATGTTGCTTAATCTGCCATGTCGCATCTAACGATTACCAAATTATTATTGGGTGAATGTTAATGTTTTGAACTGTGACCTCTTAAATCCTCGCAAATAACTCCATGTTTATGGAGGGATCAAATCAACAACACCTTTTGGGGGAAAATTCTAAACTTGGCCGGTTGCGCCGTCTCACACCCAAATTCAGATAAATTCCCTCATGCACCTGACAATTCATTTTCGtaacttcatttcagaaatatttttttgggcTAAAAACGTGAAAAGTGTGACCAATCCTCATCAGGTCATCTTTGCATGGAAATACCGTTGCTCAAATTTCTAGTGTCCCGAACTTGCAACGctaatgtttttatttgtgcTTTTGTTGTAGAAGCGATAATTAAAATTATCCTAAGACCTTAAAAATTCTAGTCGGATCCAGACAGTGAAAAGAATCAATCATATCATAAGTGAAAAGAACCTTGCTTTCAAGATGATTTTTGACTCCACCGTGGTTATACTCTGCCTACATCAAGTTTGCTTTGACCGGCATTTCAAGTTTCTCAACTggaaaaaattcgagaatAGTTACGTCCACAGTTTCAGGACGACATGCGCTCATTATCGTCAGGATCGTCCGGTTATGGATCAGTGCAAGCGGAATGCGAGCAACCAACCTTCCCAGCTCCTGCTCCACAACCACCCGTTTCCGTATCCTCGCAGTCCGCACAGTTCGCTGCTACCGAAGCCGAACTCTTACCGTCCATCTACGATTTCAACTTCACCGCGGCTGTGAATGCTTCGAACGGATGGAGTGAGATGTGGCAGAACCATCTGGCGAACGGTCACGCGTTCGATCACATCCCAATTTAGGTCCACAGTGATTGTCAGTTTAGAAATCATCACAGTGATATGTTGTCAAACTTTGACCACCTTTTCTGTACAAAGAGCCATACAtctcgtgttttttctttctgtggtTACGTTGTCGATTTTTGTGTATTCATCTATTCATCCGGTCCAACTCACGCACTCGTTTTTTGGAGCAAGAGTAACCAGAACGAGCAGTAGACAACTCAGTATTCACCCTCATTTATCGGTATTATCGTCCACCCTAGTTGGAATAGTGACATCCTCACGTATCTATGCCATTGCGATTGTTTAGCGTTACAGCAGTATTCCAGTGTAGTAGTAGCCAACCCTCGTTCACTTTCAGGTCGGCATAATGTCCAGTCTTTGTTTTTCCACCCCAAACGATCACATCATCGCCACTTTCCGTGAAAAGAACCTCATTACGATAGATTCACACTATTCGGAGTCaagctttatttctttttttttaaacttttgttTGTTCCATCCAATTGTTTTGTGCGTCTTCGTTCGATGGTTTTGTGTGTCACTCCTTAAGTTACCATCAATCATATTAATAATTACGATATCAATAGAGAAAAATTCCGATTTTTGACTAACAATTAGGAGCTTTTTTGATTCCAAGGGAATTTTTCAGCTCCGTTTATTTGGATCGTGAAATCATATCTGGAATTCATACTGATTGTGTTGAAATAATTATAGATTATAAACAGataaatgttttgtttataataaataagaataatctACCCTTCGGACGCAGTAAAATAACACACGTGAACGTGTATCAAATAGGCCACAGAAATGAGTTGCTGACTAAAGAAGTCAAAATTGAACAAGAGAGAGGGCCTCCATAGAGGTTAAATTGAAAGATGGATAGTTTTGCCTCAACCTAGAGGAGACTTAAGTAATACTGTcgtcaaaaaagagaacaattcatgatttttttcctctgaatatGCATCATATGTGGATATGTGGTAGATTTGTTCATGACATAATAGTATCTCCATAATATCAAACATTTATTCAGCAGTCTTTATTCACTAGAGGCATAGTTAACTTAATTTTGttcggaaataaaaaaatatctgaatGAAGAAAGAGAGTGAAAGAAACTTCTCGATTATTGGAATTGTTATGCATGAATGCAACAAATCTGGACATATTTAAGGAAGGAAAAACCAGGTCTCACGAACGTTTTTCTGAGCTTTTTATGAAgtgtaaaaaatatttttgatagaCTCAGTGCGACAACAAGTCTTGCAAATACATGTAGCATCACTTCAAAAAGGAATGGCTTCCCGTGATGTGTCGTCTCTTTAACGAATTTGATTTTCGCGAATTCATCACTTACCAAGTCACCCGACCTTTATCATTAGTCTTGATGACATCGAGGCCAGATATACACCATAACTCTTTTTATCGAGTACGAGTAGGGAGTGTTCAATTTTATGGTGTACTGTGTGATGGCATCGCCGCCTGTATTATTTCCCCATATGTTTATGTGCTTCACAAAAGAAACTGGTTAGTCTACGGCTCATCAATGTGTGGATAACCTTGTACCACCAACTCAAGTCCTCTGTTCCACAAAAAACGTATGATAAAGGTCTCTAGAGAATTTATAGGCGTAAGAAAGTCCGGATTTAAGAGATACCCATTTCGCCTCTACCGTTAGACGTAGGACAAAAGTGGAAgcaaaaacatgaaaagaaaagtgagaagAAGTCAATCCAGAAGCTCTCCAGTGAGGAGAAGTGGCTGTGGAATAATGGCTATGCGGAAGAGATAACTTTATTTAGCTTAATACAGCTTTATATATAACTAGTGTAAGATGCAGCGATCCTCCTATGTGCGTTTCCTTGTATTCATACATAGTTGGCGCCGAACTTGTTCAACCGAGCGAGCGCGACGCATTCGCTGCAACTTTCGATCTCCTCTGTTTCAACCATCCTATCTCAGTCGAAGGTACAGCACGGTCACCTCTTAAACATTAACAACATTAAATTTGTGCTTGAACACTAgacttcattaattttttacaCATGGATGTAGAAGTTAACCGTTGCTTCGATCCagcatctttttttgaaaacatttctacTTTCACATACAAACAATctacttggaaaaaaatcaattggaTAGGGTTTCAAATGGACTGCAACAAATTCAGGATGGCGACCTAGATGATATTTTTTGGTTGCACCCAACTACTGTTCACAGTATCGAATAATCGGTACCGGTAGCGCACGCGAAATATCCACGGGCCAAGGAATGAGCTGCGAGGATCCGGACTAAAACGACTCCGCTAACTGTCGGACAGTATCTACCAGAAAGGATCCTTATATTTATACTATATATACTAACAGTTTTCTGACAAACGTCACATTCTGGCATTTTGTTGtggttttgaaatttgagTATGATTGTCACGAAGAGGGTACTATCCTTACAGCCAGACTGTAGGGAATTGTGCCAATTTTGTTACGGTTGAAGGATGGAGGAATTGAACTTGAAGCACGACTTTCCAGTACAAGCACTTTCCACACTGGAGATGTACCACCACCCAACCCAACCTTCTCCTACCCGTGatgcaaatcaatcaaaaaattttaataccGGAAACGCACACCGCGACTATGGAGACGAGAGCTCAACCTTCGCGGCGATGGCGTCCCGCAGCGAATTCTACGTGATTACGGTCAACTCGAGAGACATCTGCGCGACCGCGACGATGAACTGGAATCGGCGGCAGCCGTGAAACACAATGATGGTAGGGAAGTAAACTTTTTGCATGCCTGAGAAGTATGTGTCATAGATGTGGTGTTTCCTAAAGCATTTGATGTTCAGTGCCTAGGAACAGATCAGCTCCAATGCGTTGCAGCTCCAATGCGAAAACTGGGTCTGAGGAATAACCCGTGTTTTAAGCTGACGATTAGAAATTCCTGGAAACTATTGAACAAGAGATATCTACATGCAAATTCAATTTACTTACTTACACTAAGGATTAGCTGTGGGGTCTAACCAATATCCTGAAGAACATCGATGAACAGGTGACTGCGACAGTTAGAAATCGGCTCAAATCCACGTAATGCGACTATTTTATCGACAAACAGAGTTCTAATCAAATGGACACAACGATTTCTAGCAGCTTGCACACAACGATTTCTAGCTGCTGCTTGTTTCCTTCATCCTAGGGATTTGCAATGAAATGACTATTTCAGTTATGAGACACTGAAAAACCGCATCACTAAATGTCCACCACGCTGGAATGTCCATGTCAATAAACGTGTATTCAGACGCTAATTCTTTAGAGTTGAAAGCCCGGGAAATTCGTGAGTTCCACCCAAATTTTTAGGGATTCtcgcaaaacaaaacaaggagATTCTCCACGTGAAGGCGACTCTTTCTTCGCCTTCACACAGAACTACGGAGggttttcagtcttttttttttttggaatcctTCCGTCTTTAAGCATCTTTCCAATCTATGTTTCGTACATGTTTACTTATCTTTATTGCAAACATTATTATTTGCTATTTAAACATTATTATGCTACATCTTTCACCTAGATCGTTCATGTTAGAAATCAAAATCGTCGTCGCTGCTGACTCCACGCGTTCGCTTGCTATCTTCAGCGAGAATCGAGTTCCACGCACCTCATTGATCAAAATGAAGTATGCCGTCGTCGTTTCGGTAAACTTTGTAATAGAATTTGAACTCCCGCCGTTCTCGCCGTGTCGGCGGCTCGGTTTTTGGCGGCCGATACGATCGACTATCCACCGGTGTTTTTTCAAGATGGCACGCGACAAGTAacattttagagaaaaactgGGGAACGACACGCGGAAGGGGAAGAAACGTTACACGAACCTCAAGAACGCACTATTTTATCATGGTTCCAAATTGAAATATGTGCCTGTATGAAAAGACAGGGAAATAAAGCTcactaaaaaaagtaaaaggtaAATGATGCTTCATATGATCAGACTTTACAGGTAAGGCCAGAGATTCATGATATATGTGTAGAGGTAGCAatgacttttcaaaaaaaaaaagaattttggacgaaaaaaacgataaattCATGCTGTTACATTGGGTTAAGATgcaggattttaaaaaaatgtgtaaaacaacttggcaaaaaaaaaacttggcgAAATTGTTGTTTTAATCGCTAGGTCAAGACATtgattatttaaaaacaacttTCCACGTGAATCTTGTATCGCATAAACGACAATTTCTTGCTCACATTGCGAGGCAAAAAGAACAACTTGAATTTATTTGGAAAGTTTAAGAAGCTTTggtgtttttgaaaatggagCCAATATTGGATTGGTATTCGACTCGTAAGAAAGAAGAGCGGTGATTTCTTGTAACTGGTATCGACGGACGACTAGCAATTGATTAAGTAAATTCTaacatttttcctttattttttcacgtGACTAGCATCTTTTTTGCACggctttaaataaataaataaataaataaataaataactgtcATGTTTGTGTTGGTTTTTCAGAACACAGTCTTAATCAGCttgaatataataaattatcTATATTGGTaaagaaacggaaaaataTAATTTGACGGACATCAACGGATGCGATGTGTTTACCTGCATAATTATATCACACAGAATATCTAGCTGTTTTAGCATTAGAAGAAGAATAGTTGGTTCTTGTTTATGTAAAGGGTAATTTTATTTAAGTCCAAAAATTTCGACGGAGTTGAAGCATTAGTCCATGGTAATTTTGAGCGTCCGAGCCCTACTATCATGTACTTCCATGGAACTCGAACTCTGCGAAACATAGAATATAGGAATTTTTGCAAGGGATACTTACTGTATGGTCAGAAATTGCAAATCAATAACGGCTTTTTGCAGATTATGGTAAGCAGAATGCAAGGTGTGTATCCTACGACGTATCCTGTATATCCTCATACCTGAtaacttttctcattttgcaGGTTTTCTTGATCATCtgagaataaaaaggataaaatcgttggcgtatcaatccactccggatgcgccaacgcgttttactggaattcgtaatcgttgaggttttggaacgcgttttggcctatacaatgacttgcgggggccagccgatcatcaagtcagtgtttttatcctcccagacaagtctcgtaccaatttatcgaccccgcagggatgaaaggcttggtgagcactagggcggattcgaaccctcgaccgtgtggctacaacggacccctaaccgactgcgccacacccctCTTCTTAGACGGCTAATGTTCTTGCAACTAAAATATTACTTCAGATTTACTTCTTATTTTACGCTGTCCTTTTTTATAGTCTTCTTCTCGTCGGAGTCGAAATTTCGAATCAAACAACGACCTGTGAAAACCTCTATGGATGTATAGGGACATCCacgatttcaaaaagaaatccaaaacttctagaaaaagaaaccagaaaaacCATCCTATTGTTATGACTGGTACTAGTATGTAGTAGGTAAGGTAATCAACAGCGGTTTCACGATGCATCTTTTCTTCCCCATCCACGTTAGAAAAATACTGAGATGTCGTGGACGCTTTCCAAACACGTCGTGAAGAAGATTTAGTCATTTTTGCACTAACTGAAGAGTGGTTGGTTTTTATTTATGGAGAAGTTTCACAAGGTACATACTTCGCTTTGACTGGTGATCGGAGATATCCTCAAATTTAGACATCCCACCCAAATCcagaatattttaatattaactttttcttactttcttaaCTGTTAACTTCTTACTTTCTTAACTGCTAACTTTAACggaggaaaaaatcaacacaaaGTAGCATTGCcgaatttaatttgaattctaaaaaaaaagtcctaaaGGACACCCATTCCAAACTAAGCAATTATGTAGAATGAAATTCATTTTGGTTCAAGTGGTGAACCCACCTGAACGAATACAATGTGAAAAAGATTGCAACTGAAGTCTAAGAATGACCTCCCTTACTTTCCCATACTACAAAATAAAGTGGACGAggggaatttttcaaacaattcgcCAAATATATTAAACaccatttctttctctcaatTTCCTCTTCTGCTCCTGAAGGGTTTGGATTTGAGAAAGTAAGTTCTCGgcttgaattaaattaattatcaaCCATTAATAGTACTCCCATAGCAAAGAACTTCTCTTGCTCTTTGATCTACTAGGCAGTGTGTGTAGCGGGAGTTTCTTCGCACTCGTGTATTTCGCGCTACGTCAACTGTGCCAAATGATTTCCACAAGGTCGGTCGCAGGTGCGCGCGCGCGGATTTTGAAATAGGTGACGTGCGACGGAATCGTGTTGACATGTTGTTATTTAGATGACAATTGACACCGTAATTGCGTCTGAAGATCCATAtcagacgaagaaaaaaacctgttcTAAGAAAATGTCAATTCTCGGGTTTGGAAGCGTGAATTAATTGTGGATCCCATTTCGATGGCAAGTTTTTGCggttaaaaaaacattaattggGATCTTACCTTTAAATGATGGTGGAACTACCTTTCAACTCGTGGTTTCATTTAACCCAAGGTTTGAACCTGTCCTATTTGCAGGTTGCTAAGCTACAATTGTCCTCACCTCATTCCCTATTCGGTAGCTGACTAGGTCACCATTTAGGACGACACAGAGGTCGTACTAGCTGCGCACTTCACATGGTACTCTATCGTGGAAGCGTAAG
The Necator americanus strain Aroian chromosome I, whole genome shotgun sequence genome window above contains:
- a CDS encoding hypothetical protein (NECATOR_CHRI.G2696.T1), producing MSPPRLFLQITGMSAIMESKPFKPDDFIKQEPYIKEEYGSGGGDILSQQIMHCQPNTQQTLSWDNLPFGSMKYQVSKQSATPYTDATNCKKSSNHIKRPMNAFMVWSQLERRKICEHQPDMHNAEISKQLGSRWRQLTEEEKSPFVAEAERLRLMHMQEYPDYKYKPRKKPKKNPDGTLQNPPPTNGPASPRNKPLKRSLPHVASIGMTISDQQYPLGKSVKIDHDGVRTNAGMMPYMTMIQDDIKSPQHVKQETRLFHPSFPSPSDFGQAPLTPESGFYEDYYGSGGPYANPTTASPPNQLLMPVHRLPTMESGMMAQFPGPQHSTPQQQQQQPFFVQTSPSVHNPQEQDDMRSLSSGSSGYGSVQAECEQPTFPAPAPQPPVSVSSQSAQFAATEAELLPSIYDFNFTAAVNASNGWSEMWQNHLANGHAFDHIPI